One Littorina saxatilis isolate snail1 linkage group LG11, US_GU_Lsax_2.0, whole genome shotgun sequence genomic window, ttttgtgaacaagaaacaattgacaagtggctctatcccatcttcccactttccccgtcgcaatataacccttcgtggttgaaaacgatgttaaacaccaaataaagaaagaaagatccttATCAAATGTAAGTATCTGATatgcttttccttttttttttagtgttttgTGGTAATTTTCCTGTGTTTGTTCCAAATGATGAAGTTTCATGATACAGTCTCATTTTATTCACAATGTGTTTGGACTGGATTGTGAATAATATTTTGCTTTTTAGTGTTCGGAGACAAAATGATGAAATGCACGCAAGTTTTGTTATTGGATTATCAGTAGCAGTTTTGTTGGATGTTAGATATATAATGGTACTGCTTTTATGACATTGTGAAAAtgtgttatttgtttttgtttatttgagaAATTCTATGATATGAAAACAAACTGAGTGGTTGTTTGCTGATGTTGATTTAAGAATTCTTTGTATAAATtgaacactgcacacacacagagtacacTGAGGTACCAATACGGGTACATTCGAAAgtacaaaatgcacacacacacactgtacacacacaaagatattcactcaaacacacacacgcacgacacactctctctctctctctcaaagcatCAGGTACACTTAGTGCAACAGGTAATTCTTTACTTTTCCTATAAATATGTGCATAaattatatatacatacatgtcAGAAAGCATACAGTGATACAGTACTCCTCGGATAAGGTGACCCCCCCTTGGgaccaaaaaaaatcaagatCTTATCCGAGGGACACGTTAACCgatcctcggataagatcaatttcagtagaaaaaattgatcttatccgaggagaTCAGAGTTTAGTTTGAGGCGCCAATTGAAAGTCAATGATGTAATAATGGGCAGatccagagagagacacacactgacatacatactGACACTGAGACCATCAGctgcattagagagagagagagagtgcgagagagagagtgagagagagaggaggtgaggtaagacagacagacatagaaagagaggagagacacagacaaactgatcatgacagacagagataaagagaggagaaaaagagggagatcgagagcgagagagtaggggggaggggggggggaattgaaaggaagagagagagattggaggctgagagagagaaagagacatgatagaagagagagaaatggcCAGAGGggcaaagatagagagaaagagagagaggagaggggtcagagagtgagagagagacagacagacagaaacggaGACcatgagagaagagagagagggggaacgaaagagagagagaattgaattgaattgaactttatttaacaacgattaagatttaaggctacgccttttcttacaatctgtccttgggacgcacagacacacaatgataaaattgaaaaattaaaaattatccgagagaattgaactttatttaacaaggattaagatttaaggctatgccttttcttacaatctgtccttgggacgcatagacacacaattatatgattaaaaaattaaaaagttaaccaacaaaaggaggtctaaaaacgtgataataaagatgatgataatgatgatgatgttgaagatgaggcatgaagagcatacatatgtggttattcataaaatcaaatgcatattatgcaggtaattataaatacaagctggtagcaatcgaataTGTAGCAATagtgtaacaaaaatatgttcagaatatacaatgcacagcatatctttgacgtaatacaatagtgtaacaaaaatatgttcagaatatacaatgcacagcatatctttgacgtaatactaagtgtggtaagtCAAATGATCctaataacaagaagggcaaagcccatacgactcacatgcttgaccttcagctaaacctagcaatgacatcatacactaagaactgctttacacatttttcctaccaaaataccaaggtcaaggtcatgcaacacaaagctgttaattcaagacataggaagtacaatggtgcttattggctctttctaccatgagatatggtcacttttagtggttcactatcttattttggtcacatttcataagggtcaaagtgaccttgaccttgatcatatgtgaccaaatgtgtctcatgatgaaagcataacatgtgccccacataatttttgagtcacttgagaaaaagtgactctatgtaatcggtcagtgttagtctgtccagccggccgtccggccggccggccgtagacaccaccttaacgttggacttttctcggaaactatcaaagcgatcgggctcatattttgtttagtcgtgacctccaatgacctctacactttaacgatggtttcgttgacctttgacctttttcaaggtcacaggtcagcgtcaaaggaaaaattagacattttatatctttgacaaagttcatcggatgtgattgaaactttgtaggattattctttacatcaaagtatttacatctgtagccttttacgaacgttatcagaaaaacaagggagataactagccttttctgttcggcaacacacaacttaacgttgggcttttctcggaaactataaaagtgaccgggctcaaattttatgtgaacgtgactcattgtgttgtgaatagcaatttcttcctgtccatctgatgcctcatataatattcagaactgcgaaagtgactcgatcgagcgtttgctcttcttgttaagtttgaaacagttatcttccatagttcagggtcaaggtcacttcaaaatatgtatacaatccaactttgaagagctcctgtgaccttgaagcaaggtaaaccaaactggtatcaaaagatggggcttactttgccctatatatcaaatataggtgaggtattaaatctcaaaaacttcagagaaaatgggaaaaatagctgttttttagacaacatttatggcccctgcgaccttgaccttgaagcaaggtcaagatgctatgtatgttttttggggccttgtcatcatacaccatcttgccaaatttggtactgatagactgaatagtgtccaagaaatatccaacgttaaagttttccggacggacggacgactcgggtgagtacatagactcacttttgcttcgcacgTGAGTCAAAAAAGAGTTACAGTTGTGATGTGGAAATAATGTTTAAAACAGAAAGAATATTATGTGTTAAAATTATTTCGGATAACAATTGTTTTTACGTGATGAACGTTTATTTTCCTAATAATTCTCTGGAAAAAAGCCAATTGTGGAAACAAGTAAATGAGTATTTAGAAAATTTAGATGGTGAGAAAATAAtctgtggtgattttaattgtgttttgAATAACGATTTAGATATTGTAAGTGGAGAAAACCATAAAACAGTTGATGTGGTAAATTTCCAGCAATTCTTAAATAATAATGTCTTAAATGATGTTTGGCGCCTGTTTCACACAGATGAAAAGGAGTTTTCCTGGAGTAGGAAGAATCCCTTTATAGCCCGTCGTCTCGATTATATTTTCGTTTCTGatcatttatttgataaaaCCCTTTTTTGTAATATTTTGTCAGATCATCGTCTGCTTGAACTCAAAATTCAGTTTGTAAATATCAAACGTGGTCCCTCTTATTGGAAATTCAATAACCAATTATTGAGTGACACATTTTTTGTTGACCTGATGAATGATTTGATTGATGCCTTTTTATTAGAAAATATGGATACGAATGCTCACTTAAAATGGGAATTATTGAAAGTACGAATGCGTGATTTGTGTACAGCCTATGCAGCAGGAAGGAAACGAAAACAAACTAATTATTGTGTTTCTCTTCAGAGGGAATTAGATGAATCTGATACACTATTAGCCAATAAACCACAGGATGAGACGCTtttgataaagagagaaaatattAAATCAGAGCTTGAGGTACTGTCACTGGAAAAAGCCAAAAGTGCCCAAGTTCGTTCCCGTGTCCAGTTTATAGAAGAAGGGGAGAAGAACACCAAATATTTTTTGAACTTGGAAAAAAGTAAAgccaatatgaaaattatggacCGGTTGCAAACAAAAGATGGAAGGGTAGTAAATACACAACAAGAAATTTTGAAAGAACAGGTACGTTTTTTTAAAGATGCATATGAAAAACAATCTCAATTTAACGAAGTGAGCGCACAGGAATTTGTACAAGATTTGAATATACCGTTTCTCTCCAATGACCAAAAAGGCAATCTAGATTCTGATATTACCAAAGAGGAATTAACAGTTGCTCTAAAACTATTAAATAACGATTCAGCCCCAGGTCTAGATGGCCTCACTACCTGTTTTTATAAAGTATTTTGGCTGAAGATTAGGGATGTACATGTAGTTCATGCCTCCTTTATATCATCCTTTGCTAATGGCGAGTTATCGACCACTCAAAAACAAGCTGTCTTGACATTAATCCATAAAGGGAAAGAATTACCCAGAGATGATCTCGGGAATTGGAGACCCATATCTCTGACTAACACAGATTACAAGATCCTCGCAAAATGTCTGGCAAGGAGACTTTCAACTGTAATTGGTGATATTATTCATGAAAATCAGGTTGGTTTTATGAAAGGTAGGAAAATTAGCACAATGATTAGACTTATTGATGACACCATATATATTATGAATACAATGGATAAACCTGGAGTTTTATTGGCAGTTGATTTTCGACGCGCTTTTGATAGCATATCCaaagactttattttgtttgcttttgataAGTTTGGTTTTGGAGACAATTTTAAGAAATGGGCTTCGGTTATCATGAATAACAGTCAAAGTTGCATTAATTATACAGGGTGGATATCTGAGCATTTCCCTGTGGAATCAGGCATCCGTCAAGGATGTCCATTCTCGCCGATGGCATTTATTATAGCCCTTGAATTGTTAGCAATTAAGATTCGTTCAGATGAAGATGTTGAGGGTATCCGGCTACCCATGTCATCATTTGAGGTATCACCAATGAGGGTCCTAAAACTGCTCTTATATGCCGATGATGTCACCCTTTTTTTACATGATCAAAGAGATTTAGAAAGAGCATTCTAGTGAGGCAACAATTTTCAAGCTTCCAAAATATCGTCAGGGAAGTTTCGCTCACAGTTATCCTTCATGTTCATCGCTgtcgtcatcaccatcatcgtcgtcatcgtacGTAGACGCCAAACTGTTCATATTCTGGCAATTGtcttcatcaccatcatcatttcCCTGTGCTGCCTTATGATTATCGTCGTTGTTGTGACCAGCATCACTAAGGTTTGGTGTAGGAGGCGCCATGTTTTCTATGTAGGTCAGGAACCCTTCTACTTGCGTCACATTCGACAAATAGTCCAGCATGGCTTGACAAATCTTTTTCACTGCGTCTTCTGCCCGAAGTGACTTTACCACCTGATCCATCTGGAGACCCGAAGAGGATGTCATTGGTTGTTGGGTTAGCTCCCTTGTGCTGCCGTTGCTAATCTTTTGGAACATATCAACAACCACTGAAGCTGAAGTGCTCTTCGTGGCTTCTTCAAGCTGCTTTTGGTAGTTCTCCAGGTGGACAAGGTTCTGCTGCATTGAGCCCGAATGATCTGACAGCTTGGCGCTCGTTGTATTAATAATTGTGTCAAGTGAAGTGAGCGCTTGTTGGCGAATCTTCTTGGCTTCCTCAACTATTTTGGCGTGCGTATCATTGATATATCGCTCAAGATCATCTCTTTCCTCTGTTATCATGTTTTGTTCGTATTCTATTTTCTCAATACAACCTTTCGTGCTGGACACAGCTTCGTGTACTAGCTTCTTCTCCTCAGAGATCTCAGCCTTTGCTTTTGGTAAAAACACAATGTTGTGTTTCTCATGATCGAACGAGGCACATTCGaggcaaacagacacaccacaCGGTGTACAGAACAACTCTAATTCTCTCATACGATGAGTTCTGCAGAAAAGTTTTTTTCGTGCCTTGTCGAGGTCTTCAGGTTTGATGTAGACATTAGTCCTGAACGCTGAGACACCCCCGCGAGGAACTTTGATTTCTTTGCGACAAATAGGGCACGGAAATGTTTTCCCCCCATGTTCTTTTGCGTTCCTTTCAAGACAAGTTTCGCAAAACGTGTGAAAACAACTCAAAATTTTGGGAGAGGTGAAGACATCCCGACAGATGGAGCAATTAACATAATCTTCAATTTTTGAAGTGGTTGGAGTCGTCTCGTCAGCATtcacttttctctttttttgttgagCTGCCATCTTCTCTTGtttgaacaacaacagcagcgcTCAGCCAAATCTGTAACGAAAATAAAGACTTGTTTAAAATAaatgggagagagagcgagagagagaacgagagagagagaaagaaaaccaTGTCTGAATGCGTGGAACATagcataattatgtcaagctTCTTAAACGAACAATGAGAAATTCGTCGGATAAGATAACTAATggcatacatacacaaaaaacATATGAACAATtatacaaacaaaccaacacaccaacaaaccTACCAACGATggaaaaacaagaaacactcaGTCTTGTCTAAACAACGGGcctttaaggccaaaaaaaataataggtgtggttacgacggtaacatagccccaaaaaatagggtaggaaggtaggcaatcacttttttttttaaacttttttttctaatgtgtacaaattaaacctacttgacagggaaataagtgtgcgactcgggcgctttcgctttcattgcgttttctgcacacgtttacttgttttttgtgtgtatttttttgacaaatgtaataaaaagttatagggtcggcccccaaaaatagggtaggtcgggttaccgtaaccacacctttttttttttttaggcctaacagcATAACTGGACAGTCATGCAGCTGCTGTAAGACTGATGGACACAAGTCACAGCACTTACACTTACAGTTGAAAGAATAATGAATTGACACAAAACGCAAATcgatcggcaacatgaactacaaacactGGACTGAACACGCCCTGTCATTAATAGGTTTAACCTGTCAACACATCATTATATGTTATCTGTGTTCGTACCACTTACCTCTTTTCGCGGACGACGGGCAGCCTCTGGAGATCAACACAACACTTGTCGGAAGTTACTTCGCTGATGCAAAACCAACTCCAAAACgtagtctcacacacacaaagtcccTTTAACAATCCTCGAATCAATCCTTCGCCAAAATACGGTTAAAATGGCACAGCTACATTCCTTACATTTAACTGCACAGCAACACCCTAATCGTTCAATCAGATCGGTTAAACAACACAAATCCAAGATGATACGCTCGCTGACACGCCCTACACTTCGAAATCGGGTTCGCTATCATTCTgactctcgcgcgcgcgcactcatTCAAACAGTCAACCAATCAGAAACTagctacaacacacacaacaaagacGAGCCGCTCGGGCGGCCCGtcaataatcctagcgggatTGGGACAGGGGGAGATAATTAAACAGGCCAGGACAAAGAAATGACCGGGAATATTTTCATCTTTGgtgacaagggggggggggggattacaggggttgcgcgacccccccccccccccttcgcaTCTGGAttatcatgaaatccgaggagaaatcgcacctctcaccccctcaagacatttttcttcaacgattttcagtgtgatgaaaagtatgagtccttacaatctcaatgattcttcttctgcctatacagcttgctgtcgaatttacctttccctccagaaacatcaaaaaacttgacgttcagcttcaagggggcttcaacccccaccaagggggcttcgccccccatATGGACCCCCACCCAGGGGCccggcttcgccccctggacccccatacCTAGTCCGGCTCTGgcgcgagccgagaaaatgtcgtaagaggcgactaacggattctgtttctccttttacccttgttaagtgtttcttgtatctagaatatagtcaatttttgtaaagattttagtcctttgtactggaaacttgcattctcccagtaaggtaatatattgtatatattgcaagcccctggagcaaatttttgagtagtgcttttgtgaacaagaaacaattgacaagtggctctatcccatctcccccctttccccgtcgcgatcatgataaccttcgtggttgaaaacgacgttaaacaccaaataaagaaagactgacactgagggggagagagagactgacagagagagagagagactgagggggatgggaagagagagacagagagacagacagacagacagacagacagagctgtcggcatcaaagtaacaggtTAACAACAACAGTCGTCGCCGAGACCTTATTTCAgtttcaaaccatactgagAGAGACGAGActatggagaaagagagagagagagggattagccgaagccgtgacaactaaactttggaagagtacacctcttcaTCACCTCCAGAGATCTTTCACTTCCAGCTGACTACCTTCCCACCCCCCTCCGGgcctgtctccccccccccctccccagcccctCTGTGggcagagaggtgtcaccgtcGTGTCTAACGTTTGACActgatacaaaaataaaaagaattaaaaaaaaaataaagaaaaataattgaaacaaaaattaaaattacaaaaattaaaataaaacaagtcgcgtaaggcgaaaatacaacatttagtcaagtagctgtcgaactcacagaatgaaactgaacgcaatgcaacgcagcaagaccgtatactcgtagcatcgtcagtccaccgctcacggcataggcagtgaaattgacaagaagagcggggtagtagttgcgctgggaaggatagcacgcttttctgtacctctcttcgttttaactttctgagcgtgtttttaatccaaacatatcatatctatatgtttttggaatcaggaaccgacaaggaataagatgaaagtgtttttaaattgatttggaaaatttaattttgataataatttttatatatttaattttcagagcttgtttttaatccgaatataacatatttatatgattttggaatcagcaaaagATGGAgaaaaacgtaaatttggatcgttttataaaaaacatattttttttacaattttcagatttttaatgaccaaagtcattaattaatttttaagccaccacgctgaaatgcaatacagaagtccgggcttcgtcgaacattacccgaccaaaatttcaaccaatttggttgaaaaatgagggcgtgacagtgccgcctcaactttcacgaaaagccggatatgacgtcatcaaagacatttatcaaaaaaatgaaaaataacgttcggggatttcatacccaggaactctcatgtcaaatttcataaagatcggtccagtagtttagtctgaatcgctctacacacacacacacacacagacagactcacacacacacacacacacacacgcacatatacaccacgaccctcgtctcgattcccccctctacgttaaaacatttagtcaaaacttgattaaatgtaatgaaagagagagcgagaaaggagtgcagaagaaacaagtcgcgtaaggcgaaaatacaacatttagtcaagctgtcgaactcacagaatgaaactgaacgcactgcaatttttcagcaagaccgtatactcgtagcatagtcagtccaccgctcatggcaaaggcagtaaaattgacaagaagagcggggtagtagttgcgctgagaaggatagcacgcttttctgtacctctcttcgttttaactttctgagcgtgttttcaatccaaacatatcatatctatatgtttttggaatcaggaaccgacaaggaataagatttgtttttaaattgatttcgaaaatttaattttgataataatttttatatatttaattttcagagcttgtttttaatccaaatataacatatttatatgtttttggaatcagcaaatgatggagaataagatgaacgtaaatttggatagttttataaaaaaaatttttttttacaatgttcagatttttaatgaccaaagtcattaattaaattttaagccaccaagctgaaatgcaataccgaagtccgggctttgtcgaacattacttaaccaaaatttcaaccaatttggttgaaaaatgagggcgtgacagtgccgcctcaactttcacgaaaagccggatatgacgtcatcaaagacatttatcaaaaaaatgaaaaaaatgtatggggatatcatacccaggaactctcatgtcaaatttcataaagatcggtccagtagttttgtctgaatcgctctacacgcacgcacgcacacacacacacacacacacacacacacatacaccacgaccctcgtctcgattcccccctctatgttaaaacatttagtcataacttgactaaatgtaaaaacatgttATCTGACTAGTGTACACGCCCATGCTTTGTAAAAGCTTCCATGCTTCGTGTATAAAGATATAaaggttcaagtttaggtctcACTTAGCACATGTCTTCGACGTCAAGTGTTAGGTTGAAACatagatgtagaggttacataccgagtctcagtgattatcaaaaataatggtcgaagttagcggatcatgaaaaatgcgagcttcctctttattcctcctttcttcagttattcaaagaaaagaggaatttttgtgcgaaagtttgatcgaatccaaatcactcaaccagtctacctgcgctggcgattgaataatgcgcggttgtatagttcagggaaaatcaataAATTCtgtaacacttcttgtcagtttccctgttttggactaaaatcaagtacacagttatgttgttattctgctgtgccggtaaaggcagatagtgtgtgttctggtcatgttttggtatcgcttagtcaagttatgactaaatgttttaacatcgaggggggaatcgagacgagggtcgtggtgtatgtgcgtgtgtctgtgtgtgtgtgtgtgtgttgagcgattcagactaaactactggaccgatctttatgaaatttgacatgagagttcctgggtatgaaatccccgaacgtttttttcattttgttgataaatgtctttgatgacgtcattatccggcttttcgtgaaagttgaggcggcactgtcacgccctcatttttcaaccaaattggttgaaattttggtcaagtaatcttcgacgaagcccggacttcggtattgcatttcagcttggtggcttaaaaattaattaatgactttggtcattaaaaatctgaaaattgtaaaaaaaaaaaaaaaatttataaaacgatccaaatttacgttcatcttattctccatcatttgctgattccaaaaacatataaatatgttatatttggattaaaaacaagctctgaaaattaaatatactgttcaaaaaaagaaacgcatagcttgtaatatttggttagtttagttatatggctacaaggatatccaccaaactgcagacaatgtttatctggtcgtcgacctttcgtcccttgccacaagtgagctctgcacgtgacgcatgcgttatcagtggctacaatgtcaaaattgctcatttggcataaccactcgtcatgcttcagtgtaatctcgtgaaactcggggaatattgagctctcaccatgtcttccaaaacccataaaagcggattgttcgccacaaagaaatcagacgacaattcagcgacgaaagatggcccgattgagcagagaagaccgccaaattgcattgggtcgtttacaagcaggccaaagtcaaagtgcaatcgccaggcacttccacgtgttccagagcaccatcagtagactgtgggtcaggtttcaagccactggctccgttgctgacttgccacgagcgggaagaccaagggcgacaactgctgctcacgaccgcttcatacggctccgccacctccggaatcgtttcctgtcggcctcatcttctgtccaggctctccccgggccacaccaattatcggaccagaccgtgcggaaccgcctgcatgaagctggtttgagagctcgcagacctcacagaggagctgtcctcacccgccgccatcgccagaaccgagtgcagtggggcaaccagcaccttcgctggaccgtccggaatcactggagacatgtgtggttcagcgacgagtcctacttcctgctccagcgacatgatggtcggaggagggtctaccggagagtaaacgaacgttacacgcccaactgtgtggatgaggcacccgttcatggtggtggaggcgtcatggtgtggggggcgatcaataccgctggaaggagcaccctggtgcacgtccaagggcgcataacggcccagcgatacgtggaggaaattctgcgcccacacgcccttcctcttctggctgaccaggatgccatattccagcaggacaacgctcgcccgcacacagcacgactcaccacccagttcctcaccgaccaccatgtccaggtgcttccctggccatccatgtcgccagacatgaacccgatagaacacctctgggatgaattggacagacgtgtgcgcaggcgagaagaattaagtgccggcaaatcaccgcgatctattgcaggcacttcaggaggagtgggacaccatcccacagcaagatatccggcatctgatccagtccatgcccagaaggtgccgggcagttgttgctgctcaaggcagtcacaccccctactgacttgacagcctcggcacccaaatcgtattgattgactgattgatttgaagatgcaaatgaactgtgtgtgcattcaactgtgtccataccaaattttaaacaaataatctaaatattggattttctgttaattttttcgaaaaataaaacaaatttggcaagtagcaactgtgcgtttctttttttgaacagtatatataaaaattattatcaaaattaaattttcgaaatcaatttaaaaacgctttcatcttattccttgtcggttcctgattccaaaaacatatagatatggtatgtttggattaaaaacacgctcagaaagttaaaacaaagagaggtacgtacagaaaagcgtgctatccttctcagcgcaagtactaccccgctcttcctgtcaatttcactgcctttgccgtgcgcggtggactgacgatgctacgagtatacggtcttgctgcgttgcattgcgctcagtttcattctgtgagttcgacagctacttgactaaatgttgtattttcgccttacgcgacttgtttattcattaatggggagggtaattatc contains:
- the LOC138980263 gene encoding tripartite motif-containing protein 3-like, yielding MAAQQKKRKVNADETTPTTSKIEDYVNCSICRDVFTSPKILSCFHTFCETCLERNAKEHGGKTFPCPICRKEIKVPRGGVSAFRTNVYIKPEDLDKARKKLFCRTHRMRELELFCTPCGVSVCLECASFDHEKHNIVFLPKAKAEISEEKKLVHEAVSSTKGCIEKIEYEQNMITEERDDLERYINDTHAKIVEEAKKIRQQALTSLDTIINTTSAKLSDHSGSMQQNLVHLENYQKQLEEATKSTSASVVVDMFQKISNGSTRELTQQPMTSSSGLQMDQVVKSLRAEDAVKKICQAMLDYLSNVTQVEGFLTYIENMAPPTPNLSDAGHNNDDNHKAAQGNDDGDEDNCQNMNSLASTYDDDDDGDDDSDEHEG